Proteins found in one Rhodobacteraceae bacterium D3-12 genomic segment:
- the rpe gene encoding ribulose-phosphate 3-epimerase yields the protein MSFDRSIKIAPSILSADFANFGEEIQAIEAQGADWVHVDVMDGHFVPNLTFGPPAVKAFRPHVKTFMDVHLMIAPVDPYIDAYAEAGADMITAHIEAGPHIHRTLQAIKATGKMAGVALNPGTPAEAIADVLDLCDMVLVMTVNPGFGGQKFIHSGVEKTRKIRDMIGDRPIHIQIDGGVTPQTAPLVAAAGADVLVAGSAVFKGGSVANPAPYGENIQAIRAAAADAAR from the coding sequence ATGAGTTTTGACCGGTCTATCAAGATCGCGCCGTCAATCCTGAGCGCGGATTTCGCGAATTTCGGAGAAGAAATTCAGGCGATTGAAGCGCAGGGAGCGGATTGGGTTCATGTCGATGTGATGGACGGGCATTTCGTGCCGAACCTGACCTTTGGACCGCCCGCCGTCAAAGCGTTCCGCCCGCATGTGAAGACCTTTATGGATGTTCACCTGATGATTGCGCCGGTGGACCCCTATATCGACGCCTATGCCGAAGCGGGCGCGGATATGATCACCGCCCATATCGAGGCGGGGCCGCATATTCACCGCACCCTTCAGGCAATCAAGGCGACCGGAAAGATGGCGGGCGTGGCGTTGAACCCCGGCACCCCGGCCGAGGCGATTGCCGACGTTCTGGACCTGTGTGACATGGTGTTGGTGATGACCGTGAACCCCGGTTTCGGCGGTCAGAAGTTCATCCATTCGGGTGTCGAGAAAACCCGCAAGATCCGCGACATGATCGGCGACAGGCCGATCCACATTCAGATCGACGGCGGTGTGACGCCACAGACGGCACCCTTGGTGGCTGCGGCCGGAGCGGATGTATTGGTGGCGGGATCAGCGGTGTTCAAAGGCGGATCGGTTGCGAACCCCGCGCCATATGGCGAGAACATCCAGGCCATTCGAGCCGCTGCGGCGGACGCGGCGCGCTAG
- the fba gene encoding fructose-bisphosphate aldolase class II (catalyzes the reversible aldol condensation of dihydroxyacetonephosphate and glyceraldehyde 3-phosphate in the Calvin cycle, glycolysis, and/or gluconeogenesis): protein MALITLRQLLDHAAENDYGVPAFNINNMEQGLAIMRAAEKTNSPVIMQASRGARGYAGDIMLKHMIQALSEMYPDIPLCMHQDHGNNEQTCLSAIKHGFTSVMMDGSLEADMKTPADWDYNVAITDRVSQMAHWVGASVEGELGVLGSLETGQAAEEDGSGAVGKLSEDQLLTDPDEAKEFVALTKVDALAIACGTSHGAYKFSKKPTGETLAIKRIEEIHAKIPNVHLVMHGSSSVPQYLQDLINEHGGDMSQTYGVPVEEIERGIKSGVRKVNIDTDNRMAITGTWRKIAKEKPSEFDPRKFMIPAMDAMQALCEDRFERFGTAGNAGKLKPIDLDEMAKRYADGSLDP from the coding sequence ATGGCCCTGATTACGCTTCGACAACTCCTCGATCACGCCGCCGAAAACGACTATGGCGTGCCGGCGTTCAACATCAACAACATGGAGCAGGGCCTTGCGATCATGCGGGCGGCGGAGAAGACGAATTCGCCCGTCATCATGCAAGCCAGCCGCGGCGCGCGTGGCTATGCCGGGGATATTATGCTCAAGCATATGATTCAGGCGCTGAGCGAGATGTATCCCGATATTCCGCTGTGCATGCATCAGGATCACGGCAACAACGAGCAGACTTGTTTGAGCGCGATCAAGCACGGGTTTACCAGCGTGATGATGGATGGCTCGCTTGAGGCCGACATGAAGACGCCCGCGGATTGGGATTACAACGTGGCGATCACCGACCGCGTGAGCCAGATGGCGCATTGGGTTGGTGCCAGCGTCGAGGGCGAGTTGGGTGTTCTGGGCTCGCTTGAAACCGGTCAGGCCGCCGAAGAGGACGGCTCGGGCGCGGTGGGCAAGTTGAGCGAAGATCAGCTTTTGACGGACCCGGACGAAGCCAAGGAGTTTGTCGCGCTGACCAAGGTGGATGCGCTGGCGATTGCCTGTGGCACCAGCCACGGCGCCTATAAGTTTTCGAAAAAGCCGACAGGTGAAACGCTGGCCATCAAGCGGATTGAAGAGATTCACGCCAAGATCCCGAATGTTCATTTGGTGATGCATGGTTCGTCGAGCGTGCCGCAGTACCTTCAGGATCTGATCAACGAGCATGGCGGAGATATGTCGCAGACCTATGGTGTGCCGGTCGAGGAAATCGAGCGCGGCATCAAGTCGGGTGTGCGCAAGGTGAATATCGACACGGACAACCGCATGGCGATCACCGGCACTTGGCGCAAGATTGCCAAGGAGAAGCCGTCGGAATTTGATCCACGCAAGTTCATGATCCCGGCGATGGACGCGATGCAAGCGCTGTGCGAAGACCGTTTTGAGCGGTTTGGAACGGCGGGCAATGCGGGCAAGTTGAAGCCGATTGACCTTGATGAAATGGCGAAGCGGTATGCCGATGGGTCGCTTGATCCGTGA
- a CDS encoding class 1 fructose-bisphosphatase yields the protein MSTGQIIDKTKLPAPLAPVIEALCEVSRDVAAIIAKGPLAGALGAVMGDENSDGDQQKALDVMADEMFEAKLREGDVRWYASEEQEEVLELNPSGKYALAIDPLDGSSNIDVNVSIGTIFSIFEAVDDPEKSFLRPAREQVAGGYVVYGPATALVVTFGDGTMMFTMDPQSGEFVLTDAAIDIPAKAKEFAINASNQRHWTPPVQGFIAACLAGETGPKGENYNMRWVGSLVAEAHRILTRGGVFLYPGDARPGYEMGRLRMVYECAPIAFLIEQAGGLATDGQRPVLDAEAERLHARIPLVFGSKTLVEDVAAYHAKENG from the coding sequence ATGTCCACCGGCCAGATCATCGACAAGACCAAGCTTCCTGCACCGCTCGCCCCTGTCATTGAAGCATTGTGCGAGGTTTCGCGCGACGTGGCGGCGATTATTGCCAAGGGGCCGCTTGCCGGGGCGCTGGGTGCTGTCATGGGTGACGAGAATAGCGATGGTGACCAGCAAAAGGCGCTGGATGTCATGGCGGATGAGATGTTTGAAGCAAAGCTGCGCGAGGGTGATGTGCGGTGGTATGCCAGCGAAGAACAGGAAGAGGTTCTGGAGCTGAATCCGTCGGGCAAATATGCCTTGGCGATTGACCCGCTGGACGGGTCGTCGAACATTGATGTGAATGTCTCGATCGGCACGATTTTCTCGATTTTCGAGGCGGTTGACGACCCGGAGAAAAGCTTCCTGCGCCCAGCACGGGAACAGGTCGCGGGTGGTTATGTTGTCTATGGACCGGCGACGGCGCTGGTGGTGACTTTTGGCGACGGCACCATGATGTTCACCATGGATCCGCAGAGCGGCGAGTTTGTCTTGACCGACGCGGCGATTGATATTCCGGCCAAGGCCAAGGAATTTGCCATCAACGCCTCGAACCAGCGCCATTGGACCCCGCCGGTGCAGGGGTTCATCGCTGCGTGTCTTGCCGGCGAAACCGGACCCAAGGGCGAGAATTACAACATGCGCTGGGTTGGCAGCCTTGTCGCCGAGGCGCATCGGATTTTGACGCGGGGGGGCGTGTTTCTGTATCCCGGTGACGCGCGGCCCGGCTATGAAATGGGGCGGTTGCGGATGGTGTATGAATGCGCGCCGATTGCCTTTTTGATCGAGCAGGCCGGTGGGCTGGCGACCGATGGGCAGCGCCCGGTTCTGGACGCCGAGGCGGAACGGCTTCATGCGCGAATTCCGCTGGTTTTCGGCAGCAAGACCTTGGTCGAAGACGTGGCGGCCTATCACGCAAAAGAAAACGGCTGA
- a CDS encoding NADPH:quinone oxidoreductase family protein, producing the protein MKAIICSEFGPLEDLVVGELPDPEPGKGQIVIDIEASGVNYPDGLLVQGLYQLKPPTPFTPGMEVAGVVAAVGEGVDGFKAGDRVAARTSLGGYAEKVAVQAAQAFAMPDAMDPADACAMMVAYGTSHHALKQRGDLKAGETLVVYGAAGATGIAAVQIGKIMGAKVIAVASSDEKRKLALDSGADEAIGYDNLREDVKKLTGGKGADVVYDVVGGEAFDAASRFMARNGRLLVIGFAGGDIPKFPVNLALVKEYAVVGVFWGNFTMHEPQVYADNMKELFGWYADGQITPLIEGRYPLADAAKVLKRILGRGATGKIVLVP; encoded by the coding sequence ATGAAAGCCATCATCTGTAGTGAATTCGGCCCGTTGGAAGATTTGGTCGTTGGCGAGCTGCCCGACCCGGAGCCGGGTAAGGGGCAGATCGTGATCGACATCGAAGCCTCGGGCGTGAATTACCCCGATGGGTTGCTTGTGCAGGGGCTTTATCAGCTGAAACCACCGACGCCGTTCACGCCGGGCATGGAAGTGGCGGGCGTGGTTGCTGCCGTTGGCGAAGGCGTTGATGGGTTCAAGGCGGGTGATCGCGTGGCGGCGCGCACCTCGTTGGGTGGTTATGCCGAAAAGGTCGCGGTGCAGGCGGCGCAGGCGTTTGCCATGCCCGATGCAATGGACCCGGCGGACGCCTGTGCGATGATGGTGGCCTATGGCACATCGCACCACGCGCTGAAGCAGCGCGGCGACCTGAAGGCCGGTGAAACGCTGGTGGTGTACGGCGCGGCCGGTGCCACGGGGATTGCCGCTGTGCAGATCGGCAAGATCATGGGCGCCAAGGTGATCGCGGTCGCTTCATCAGACGAAAAGCGCAAACTGGCGCTCGATAGCGGCGCGGATGAGGCGATCGGCTATGACAACCTGCGCGAGGACGTGAAGAAGCTGACCGGGGGCAAGGGCGCGGATGTGGTCTATGACGTGGTCGGCGGCGAGGCGTTCGATGCCGCGAGCCGGTTCATGGCCCGGAATGGCCGCTTGCTGGTGATCGGTTTTGCCGGGGGCGATATCCCGAAATTCCCGGTGAACCTTGCGCTGGTCAAGGAATACGCAGTTGTGGGCGTGTTCTGGGGGAACTTCACAATGCACGAACCGCAGGTCTATGCCGACAACATGAAAGAGCTGTTCGGCTGGTACGCAGACGGTCAGATCACGCCGCTGATTGAGGGCCGCTACCCGCTCGCTGACGCGGCGAAGGTGCTCAAGCGCATTTTGGGCCGCGGTGCGACCGGGAAAATTGTGCTCGTCCCCTGA
- a CDS encoding long-chain fatty acid--CoA ligase, producing the protein MLGMMMQRPLLISDIITYAAEMHPNGEIVSARTEGDIHRQTYAQTGKRVAQLANALRARGIRTGDRVATLAWNGYRHFELYYAVSGIGAVCHTINPRLSAEQMIYIVNHAEDQVIFVDTTFVPILEAVKDHLPAGLTYVIMTDRAHMPENTLDALCYEELLSDQPESIDWPALDENTAAGLCYTSGTTGNPKGALYSNRSTVLHALYVAMALGTTLPQEAKILPVVPLFHVNAWGLPYFAPLMGHSLIMPGGALDGPSLWKLMDSEGVDSAWGVPTVWLGLMAEINAQGRKPNKFGHVVIGGSAAPRSMIEDFEKQDVAVVHAWGMTEMSPIGTHGTMPNWVEEKPFDTKVDYKALQGRRVFGVDLKIVDEEGNRLPHDGEAVGELFVRGNAVVSGYFNNEEATKGAIDADGWFGTGDVALITPEGFLSIQDRAKDLVKSGGEWISSIDLENAAMAHPAIANAAVIAVPHPKWDERPVLFAVPAGADRPSLAEVQTTMEEHFAKWQMPDDLIWVDELPLTATGKVSKLTLRKGLGDYTLPDQR; encoded by the coding sequence ATGCTTGGCATGATGATGCAACGTCCGCTGCTGATCAGCGATATCATCACTTACGCGGCAGAAATGCACCCCAACGGGGAGATCGTTTCCGCCCGAACCGAAGGCGACATTCACCGCCAGACTTATGCCCAGACGGGCAAGCGCGTGGCACAGCTGGCCAACGCTCTGCGGGCCCGTGGCATCAGGACCGGTGACCGGGTCGCCACGCTCGCTTGGAACGGATACCGCCACTTCGAGCTCTATTATGCCGTGTCGGGCATTGGCGCGGTTTGCCATACGATCAACCCGCGCCTCTCGGCCGAGCAGATGATCTATATCGTGAACCACGCCGAGGATCAGGTGATCTTTGTCGACACCACCTTTGTGCCGATTCTTGAAGCGGTGAAAGACCACCTGCCGGCTGGCCTGACCTATGTCATCATGACCGATCGCGCGCATATGCCCGAGAATACGCTCGACGCGCTGTGCTACGAAGAGCTGCTCAGCGACCAGCCAGAGAGCATCGACTGGCCCGCGCTCGACGAAAACACCGCTGCTGGCCTTTGCTATACATCCGGCACCACCGGCAACCCCAAGGGCGCGCTCTATTCCAACCGCTCGACGGTTCTGCACGCGCTCTATGTTGCGATGGCGCTTGGCACGACCCTCCCGCAAGAGGCGAAAATCCTGCCGGTTGTGCCGCTGTTCCACGTAAACGCTTGGGGCTTGCCGTATTTTGCACCGCTGATGGGGCATTCGCTTATTATGCCGGGTGGCGCGCTCGATGGGCCCTCCCTGTGGAAGCTGATGGACAGCGAAGGCGTCGATTCGGCTTGGGGCGTGCCCACCGTCTGGCTCGGTCTCATGGCCGAGATCAACGCACAGGGGCGCAAACCCAACAAGTTCGGCCATGTGGTCATCGGTGGCTCCGCCGCGCCACGCTCCATGATCGAAGATTTCGAGAAACAGGACGTCGCCGTGGTGCACGCTTGGGGGATGACCGAAATGTCGCCCATCGGCACCCATGGCACCATGCCGAACTGGGTCGAAGAAAAGCCCTTTGATACCAAGGTCGACTACAAGGCGCTGCAGGGCCGTCGCGTCTTTGGCGTCGACCTCAAGATCGTTGACGAAGAGGGCAACCGCCTTCCCCATGATGGCGAAGCAGTGGGCGAATTGTTCGTGCGCGGCAATGCCGTCGTTTCGGGCTACTTCAACAACGAAGAAGCCACCAAAGGCGCAATCGACGCCGATGGCTGGTTCGGCACCGGCGATGTCGCCCTGATCACCCCCGAAGGCTTCCTCAGCATTCAGGACCGCGCCAAGGACCTTGTGAAATCGGGCGGCGAGTGGATCTCCTCGATCGACCTTGAAAACGCGGCCATGGCGCATCCGGCGATTGCAAATGCCGCCGTCATCGCCGTGCCACACCCGAAATGGGATGAACGCCCGGTGCTCTTTGCCGTGCCCGCCGGGGCGGACCGCCCGTCGCTCGCCGAGGTGCAAACCACCATGGAAGAGCATTTCGCCAAGTGGCAGATGCCTGATGACCTGATCTGGGTGGACGAATTGCCACTGACCGCAACGGGCAAAGTGTCCAAGCTGACCCTGCGCAAGGGGCTTGGCGATTACACGTTGCCTGATCAACGGTGA
- a CDS encoding acyl-CoA dehydrogenase family protein: MGGATVSESLEDFRTEIAEWIATNLPQELRGTPQSEDSICWGGKRWQFKSDAQRQWLERCHARGLTCARWPTNVGGGGMSRGQEKILRDEMAKAGAPSPLESFGIWMLGPALLKFGTEEQKQAHLPDITAGKIRWCQGYSEPGAGSDLASVQTRAEDMGDHWLVNGQKIWTSYADKADKIFALVRTDRDAPKHLGISFMLIDMESEGVSTKPIRLISGASPFCETFFDNVKVPKEGAIVGEQNRGWDVAKYLLTHEREMIGGGGGGLTAGSTLIDMIGTLDPTAASDPVLRAEAMELEVDAMAFSLTMERYKDMAEGGSGVGHASAMLKYYGTELNKRRQELLMSAKGSEALDWEEGQAADWLRSKANSIEGGTSEVMLDIISKRVLDLPSK; this comes from the coding sequence ATGGGAGGAGCAACCGTGTCCGAGTCACTGGAGGATTTCCGCACCGAAATTGCGGAATGGATCGCTACGAATTTGCCACAAGAGCTGCGCGGAACCCCGCAAAGCGAAGACAGCATCTGCTGGGGTGGGAAGCGTTGGCAGTTCAAATCAGACGCCCAACGCCAATGGCTGGAGCGTTGCCACGCCCGCGGCCTGACCTGTGCACGCTGGCCCACCAATGTGGGTGGCGGCGGCATGTCACGCGGCCAAGAGAAAATCTTGCGCGATGAAATGGCCAAAGCCGGGGCGCCCTCGCCGCTGGAATCCTTCGGCATCTGGATGCTTGGCCCCGCCTTGCTCAAATTCGGCACCGAAGAGCAGAAGCAAGCGCATCTGCCCGACATCACCGCCGGTAAAATCCGCTGGTGTCAGGGCTATTCCGAACCCGGCGCCGGGTCTGACCTCGCCAGCGTGCAAACCCGCGCCGAGGACATGGGCGATCACTGGCTGGTCAACGGCCAAAAGATCTGGACCTCCTACGCCGACAAGGCCGACAAGATCTTCGCCCTCGTGCGTACCGACCGGGACGCGCCCAAACATCTGGGCATTTCCTTCATGTTGATCGACATGGAAAGCGAAGGCGTCAGCACCAAGCCGATCCGCCTGATCTCGGGTGCGTCGCCCTTCTGTGAAACCTTCTTTGACAATGTCAAAGTGCCCAAGGAAGGCGCCATCGTCGGCGAACAGAACCGCGGCTGGGACGTGGCCAAATATCTTCTGACGCACGAACGCGAGATGATCGGCGGCGGCGGTGGCGGGCTCACCGCTGGCAGCACCCTGATCGACATGATCGGCACGCTGGACCCCACCGCAGCAAGCGATCCGGTGCTCCGCGCCGAGGCGATGGAACTCGAAGTCGATGCCATGGCGTTTTCGCTCACCATGGAGCGTTACAAGGACATGGCCGAAGGCGGCAGCGGCGTCGGCCATGCCTCCGCCATGCTGAAATACTACGGTACCGAGCTGAACAAGCGGCGTCAGGAACTCCTCATGTCCGCCAAAGGCTCAGAGGCGCTCGATTGGGAAGAAGGCCAAGCCGCGGACTGGCTCCGCTCCAAGGCCAACTCGATCGAAGGTGGCACCTCCGAAGTGATGCTCGACATCATTTCGAAACGTGTCCTCGACCTGCCCTCGAAATAA
- a CDS encoding acyl-CoA/acyl-ACP dehydrogenase, with product MEKLFDTEDETMLRDAARGFLDEFAPLSVFRKNRDASRDYDPALWAEMAQMGWAGVMVPEANGGADMGHRAAGILCEEMGKTLAASPFISSAVIAANTLRASASDHLAAIAAGEATYALAIDEGAKHSPNATALAARADGNAFRLSGRKTFVADGSAASRLLVLARTSGAPGDAQGLTLFDIDAARAGLEIDPTQSIDARDFARIDFNDVNATGDDVVGDVDNGLAALAPGLRAGQAALAAELSGLSTGIAAMTLGYLKERKQFDRTIGSFQALQHRAAHLFAEIEVTASAIAAAGRTLDADADADAAQVSVSLAKARATQTAKLAVMEGVQMHGGIGMTDEYDAGFFMKRARVGAEWLGDYGHHAAIVAASRGL from the coding sequence ATGGAAAAACTGTTCGATACCGAAGACGAAACCATGCTGCGCGACGCCGCGCGCGGGTTTCTCGATGAATTCGCACCGCTCTCGGTGTTCCGCAAGAACCGCGATGCCAGCCGTGATTACGATCCGGCGCTCTGGGCCGAAATGGCGCAAATGGGCTGGGCCGGGGTGATGGTCCCCGAAGCCAACGGTGGCGCCGATATGGGCCACCGCGCCGCCGGCATCCTCTGCGAAGAAATGGGCAAGACGCTGGCCGCCTCGCCCTTCATCTCTTCCGCCGTGATCGCCGCCAACACGCTGCGCGCCTCCGCGTCGGACCACCTCGCCGCCATCGCCGCAGGCGAGGCGACCTATGCGCTCGCCATCGACGAAGGCGCCAAGCATAGCCCCAACGCCACGGCCCTCGCCGCACGCGCCGACGGCAATGCCTTCCGCCTGTCGGGCCGCAAAACCTTTGTCGCCGACGGCTCCGCCGCCTCGCGCTTGTTGGTTCTGGCGCGCACCTCCGGCGCGCCGGGCGATGCACAGGGGCTGACCCTGTTTGACATCGACGCCGCCCGCGCCGGGCTTGAGATCGACCCGACGCAAAGCATCGACGCACGCGATTTCGCCCGCATCGACTTTAACGATGTCAACGCCACCGGCGACGATGTGGTCGGCGATGTTGACAACGGCCTCGCCGCGCTCGCCCCCGGCCTGCGCGCCGGACAGGCGGCGCTGGCGGCCGAGCTTTCGGGCCTCAGCACCGGGATCGCCGCCATGACCCTCGGCTACCTGAAAGAGCGCAAACAGTTCGACCGCACCATCGGCAGCTTTCAGGCGCTGCAACACCGCGCCGCGCATCTCTTTGCGGAAATCGAAGTGACCGCCTCGGCCATCGCCGCCGCCGGTCGCACGCTGGATGCCGACGCAGATGCCGATGCGGCACAGGTGTCGGTCAGCCTCGCCAAGGCCCGCGCCACCCAAACCGCCAAACTGGCGGTGATGGAAGGTGTGCAAATGCACGGCGGGATCGGCATGACCGATGAATACGACGCCGGCTTCTTTATGAAACGCGCGCGTGTCGGCGCGGAATGGCTCGGTGACTACGGCCACCACGCCGCCATCGTCGCCGCCTCGCGCGGGCTCTGA
- a CDS encoding SDR family NAD(P)-dependent oxidoreductase — protein sequence MTPSALFDLTGKTALVTGGATGIGRMATEGLAAAGARVLICSRKADACEAVAAEINALGLHGKVEGFGGDVATEEGIDAIVAEVSSRTDKLHILMNNAGRTWGASLGEHPYEAWDKLLTLNVQGMFHLTQQLLPLLKSAASADDPARVVNVGSVMGDIPKGTQTYSYAVSKGAVHHMTRVLSNDLASEYITVNAIAPGPFVSKMTAFAIGTKEGQDETAKGVPVGRVGRPEDIAGALQYLCGRGGSYLSGAILPLSGGMQSVAAGSLFNLE from the coding sequence ATGACCCCTTCCGCCCTGTTTGACCTGACAGGCAAAACCGCCCTCGTCACCGGCGGTGCAACCGGCATCGGCCGCATGGCCACCGAAGGCCTCGCCGCCGCTGGCGCGCGCGTCCTGATCTGCTCGCGCAAAGCCGACGCCTGCGAAGCTGTCGCCGCCGAAATCAACGCCCTCGGCCTGCACGGCAAAGTCGAAGGCTTTGGCGGTGATGTCGCCACCGAGGAAGGGATCGACGCCATCGTCGCCGAAGTCTCTAGCCGCACCGACAAGCTCCACATCCTGATGAACAATGCCGGCCGCACATGGGGCGCCTCTCTTGGCGAACACCCTTACGAGGCGTGGGACAAGCTGCTCACACTCAACGTGCAGGGCATGTTCCACCTCACCCAGCAACTCTTGCCGCTGCTCAAATCCGCCGCCAGCGCCGATGATCCGGCCCGCGTGGTCAATGTCGGCTCGGTCATGGGCGACATTCCCAAAGGCACACAAACCTATTCCTATGCCGTCTCCAAAGGCGCGGTGCACCACATGACCCGCGTGCTCTCCAACGACCTCGCCAGCGAATACATCACCGTCAACGCCATCGCGCCGGGGCCGTTCGTGTCAAAAATGACCGCCTTCGCCATCGGCACCAAAGAAGGCCAGGACGAAACCGCCAAGGGCGTGCCCGTAGGCCGCGTTGGCCGCCCCGAGGACATCGCCGGCGCTCTGCAATATCTCTGCGGACGCGGCGGCTCTTATCTCTCCGGCGCCATCCTCCCGCTCTCCGGCGGGATGCAAAGCGTTGCCGCTGGCAGCCTCTTCAATCTGGAGTAA
- a CDS encoding MaoC family dehydratase, giving the protein MSKTLTLDEMRALVGKEMGVSSWFEIDQKRIDAFADVTEDWQFIHVDPDAAAKTPFGTTIAHGFLTLSMLSAMVYEMPVLDGVVMGVNYGFDKVRFLSPVPAGSRIRARFVLSELDESKPGFVTSYTAVTVEIEGHDKPALAADWIGRRYFGETA; this is encoded by the coding sequence ATGAGCAAAACCCTCACACTCGACGAAATGCGCGCCCTTGTCGGCAAGGAAATGGGCGTGTCCAGCTGGTTCGAAATCGACCAAAAGCGTATCGACGCCTTTGCCGATGTGACCGAGGATTGGCAATTCATCCATGTCGACCCGGACGCGGCGGCGAAAACCCCCTTCGGCACCACCATCGCGCATGGCTTCCTGACGCTTTCGATGCTCTCGGCGATGGTCTATGAAATGCCGGTGCTCGACGGGGTGGTGATGGGCGTGAACTATGGCTTTGACAAAGTCCGCTTCCTGTCGCCCGTGCCTGCCGGTTCGCGCATCCGCGCCCGCTTCGTGCTCAGCGAACTTGACGAAAGCAAACCCGGTTTCGTCACCTCCTATACGGCTGTTACAGTCGAAATCGAAGGCCATGACAAACCCGCCCTCGCCGCCGACTGGATCGGGCGGCGCTATTTCGGAGAAACCGCATGA
- a CDS encoding SDR family NAD(P)-dependent oxidoreductase has product MTEVRFDGRVAIVTGAGVGLGRSHALGLAARGAKVVVNDLGASRDGSGGSSDAANAVVKEIRDAGGHAIANGANVANAEQVQAMVDEAIAEFGHVDILVNNAGILRDKTFAKMSLEDFAVVMDVHLTGSVNCTHALWRHMLEREYGRIVLTTSASGIYGNFGQSNYGAAKSAMLGLMNVLHQEGSRKNVHINMLAPTAATRMTEELLPPEVLPLLKPETITPGLLALVSEDAPSKMILGAGGGCFAETKIYETAGVALGDDELTPEAVLANFDRIRDPEGQTLMPGAFDQTNKYIQMAAKLRGIPLDKKD; this is encoded by the coding sequence ATGACAGAAGTTCGTTTTGATGGCCGCGTCGCCATTGTCACCGGCGCAGGCGTGGGTCTGGGCCGCTCGCACGCGCTCGGCCTCGCGGCGCGCGGGGCCAAGGTTGTGGTCAATGACCTCGGCGCATCGCGCGACGGGTCCGGCGGCTCTTCGGACGCCGCCAATGCCGTGGTCAAGGAAATCCGCGATGCGGGTGGCCACGCCATCGCCAACGGTGCCAATGTCGCCAACGCCGAACAGGTACAGGCGATGGTGGACGAGGCGATCGCCGAATTCGGCCATGTCGACATCTTGGTGAACAACGCCGGTATCCTGCGTGACAAAACCTTCGCCAAGATGAGCCTCGAAGACTTCGCCGTGGTGATGGACGTCCACCTCACCGGTAGCGTCAATTGCACCCACGCGCTCTGGCGCCACATGCTCGAACGTGAATACGGCCGCATCGTGCTGACCACGTCGGCATCGGGCATCTATGGCAACTTCGGACAGTCGAACTACGGCGCGGCGAAATCCGCCATGCTCGGCCTGATGAACGTCTTGCACCAGGAAGGCAGCCGTAAAAACGTGCATATCAACATGCTCGCCCCCACCGCCGCCACCCGCATGACAGAAGAGCTGTTGCCCCCCGAGGTGCTGCCGCTTCTCAAACCGGAAACCATCACGCCGGGCCTTCTCGCGCTGGTCAGCGAGGACGCGCCGTCCAAGATGATCCTCGGTGCGGGCGGTGGCTGTTTTGCGGAAACCAAAATCTATGAAACCGCCGGTGTTGCTTTGGGCGATGACGAACTCACCCCCGAAGCGGTGCTTGCCAATTTCGACCGTATCCGCGACCCCGAAGGCCAAACGCTTATGCCGGGCGCTTTCGACCAGACCAATAAATACATCCAAATGGCTGCCAAACTGCGCGGCATCCCCCTCGACAAAAAGGACTAA